A region from the Candidatus Hydrogenedentota bacterium genome encodes:
- a CDS encoding DUF1624 domain-containing protein, translating to MMNTQSASDETEKPAAPAAGRIMSVDVLRGFDMLWLVGGAGVALGVGRMLGSPVNDVIVRQFEHAKWGGFYFYDLIFPLFVFLAGMSITFSMGRMLREEGRGPALRRLFRRNIILFLLGIVYSGGLSRPWPEVRLMGVLQRIALAGLFAGLLFCFMDWRGLVAALAVSLLAYWALLSFVPPPGHDAVTWAEGENWACWFDAQFLPGHKHYVTYDPEGILSTIPAVGTCLMGVLAGLALKSGRFRPGQKAAGFFLAGLGLVLLGYLWGFQCPIIKKIWTPTYVCVAGGYSLMLLGFFFYVVDILEMRWWTAPFIWIGVNPLTIYLARNLVEFNKIALRFTGGSIAALAGENGGYFLQMCVSLALSLLFVWYLNRRRIYLRL from the coding sequence ATGATGAATACCCAGTCTGCATCTGACGAGACGGAAAAGCCGGCGGCGCCCGCCGCCGGGCGCATAATGAGCGTGGATGTGCTGCGCGGCTTTGACATGCTGTGGCTGGTGGGCGGCGCGGGGGTGGCCTTGGGAGTGGGCCGGATGCTCGGTTCGCCGGTGAACGACGTGATTGTGCGCCAGTTCGAGCATGCCAAATGGGGGGGCTTCTATTTCTACGACCTGATTTTCCCGCTGTTTGTTTTCCTTGCGGGGATGTCCATCACCTTCTCCATGGGCAGAATGCTGCGGGAGGAGGGGCGGGGGCCGGCCCTTCGGCGGCTGTTCCGCCGCAACATAATCCTTTTCCTGCTGGGCATTGTCTACAGTGGCGGCCTTTCCCGGCCATGGCCCGAAGTGCGGTTGATGGGGGTTTTGCAGCGCATCGCGCTGGCGGGGCTGTTTGCGGGGCTGCTGTTCTGCTTCATGGACTGGCGGGGTCTTGTGGCGGCGCTGGCCGTCTCGCTGCTGGCGTATTGGGCGCTGCTGAGTTTCGTGCCGCCGCCGGGACATGACGCCGTGACTTGGGCGGAGGGGGAGAACTGGGCCTGCTGGTTTGACGCGCAATTTCTGCCGGGGCACAAGCACTACGTGACCTATGACCCCGAGGGGATATTGAGCACGATACCCGCCGTGGGCACCTGCCTCATGGGGGTGCTTGCGGGGCTCGCGTTGAAGTCCGGACGCTTTCGGCCCGGACAGAAGGCGGCGGGTTTCTTTTTGGCGGGGCTTGGCCTGGTCTTGCTGGGATACCTTTGGGGGTTCCAGTGCCCCATCATCAAAAAGATTTGGACCCCCACCTATGTCTGCGTTGCGGGCGGTTACAGCCTGATGCTGCTCGGGTTCTTCTTTTATGTGGTGGACATTTTGGAGATGCGGTGGTGGACCGCGCCGTTCATCTGGATCGGGGTCAACCCGCTCACCATTTACCTCGCGCGCAATCTGGTCGAGTTCAACAAGATCGCCCTGCGTTTCACCGGCGGCAGCATTGCGGCATTGGCGGGCGAGAACGGCGGCTATTTCCTTCAAATGTGCGTGTCCCTGGCGCTGTCGCTGCTCTTTGTCTGGTATCTCAACAGGAGGCGCATTTACCTGCGCCTCTGA
- a CDS encoding DUF4962 domain-containing protein: MFKTWLVACGCAAAALAAPGLELDESAAGTGEWGYRPESGTAPAVNPPGFSWRPCKDAVGYHLQVAPDEAFERIAYEKPDIQWSAHCPPVTFPAGEYFWRYAALDGNGEKTTWSVARRFTVSSGAALFPQPTTPELITRMPQDHPRLFFRPEELPKLRELAAGPLAEQFAELVRTADKLLENPPDTTEPPLYPKGTVRLSDEWRAIWWGNRTHVIKVADSAATLAFVYRMTGDERYGAAARDLLLAFAKWDPKGSTNYRHNDEAAMPSLYLPSRAYSWVRPMLSPEDRKSIAEVMRVRGRDCFDSLQGGPHLWKPYNSHHNRAWHKLGELAMAFHGEIEEADDWLDFAMTVMFTTYPVWSDDDGGWHEGMAYWSSYLAKFTYWADIVRSAFDINAYQMPFFSRAGDFGLYLLPPGTQHGGFGDLASTTKSENIAGLMAVLAAGAGNPYWKWHADTHGAEIGGGYAGFLRRARSMDNMAAPPSALPASARFRGVGLAVLNTNLVDGRDNIQLHFKSSPFFGRHSHGYNANNAFLLNVDGEPVFCPTGRRDVHGSPHHTNWMWDSRSDNAILVNGTGQKKHSQDARGALAAFHTSEHLDAVSGEAGASYENLDGWRRRIIFFKPHGFLIHDTLCATEASSFQWCLHAKGPMTLGEGKVLWEGKPGHVEVDFAYPAGLALSQTDQFDPPPAASRKWDLNEWHLTAETAEKAARQEFVVFIAVKGAQAGIDRGNSTLPRDVVINLPEGSARVELGDDTFTVNMPDGERHEYAESVPAL; the protein is encoded by the coding sequence ATGTTTAAGACGTGGCTTGTGGCATGCGGATGCGCGGCGGCGGCGCTTGCCGCACCGGGGCTGGAATTGGACGAGAGCGCCGCCGGGACGGGCGAGTGGGGGTACCGTCCCGAATCGGGCACCGCGCCCGCCGTCAACCCTCCGGGATTTTCCTGGCGGCCCTGCAAGGACGCGGTGGGCTATCATCTCCAGGTTGCCCCGGATGAGGCGTTTGAACGGATTGCGTATGAGAAGCCGGATATCCAATGGTCGGCCCATTGTCCGCCCGTGACATTTCCGGCGGGGGAGTATTTCTGGCGGTACGCCGCCCTGGACGGCAACGGTGAAAAAACAACGTGGAGCGTGGCGAGGCGCTTTACAGTAAGCTCCGGGGCGGCGCTGTTTCCCCAGCCGACCACGCCGGAACTCATCACCCGCATGCCACAGGACCATCCCCGGCTCTTTTTCCGCCCGGAAGAGCTGCCGAAACTGCGTGAACTGGCCGCGGGCCCCCTGGCGGAGCAGTTTGCGGAACTGGTGCGGACGGCGGACAAACTGCTTGAAAATCCGCCGGACACCACGGAACCACCCCTGTATCCCAAGGGGACGGTGCGCCTGAGCGACGAGTGGCGGGCGATTTGGTGGGGCAACCGCACCCATGTGATCAAGGTGGCCGACAGCGCGGCCACCCTTGCGTTTGTGTACCGCATGACCGGCGACGAGCGATACGGCGCGGCGGCCCGAGACCTCCTGCTCGCCTTCGCAAAGTGGGACCCGAAGGGCTCAACCAATTACCGCCACAACGACGAGGCGGCGATGCCCTCGCTCTACCTGCCCTCACGGGCCTACTCGTGGGTGCGGCCGATGCTGTCCCCGGAGGACCGGAAAAGCATCGCGGAGGTCATGCGGGTACGGGGGCGGGACTGCTTTGACAGCCTCCAGGGCGGCCCGCACCTCTGGAAACCCTACAACAGCCACCACAACCGCGCCTGGCACAAACTGGGCGAACTGGCCATGGCCTTCCACGGTGAAATTGAAGAGGCGGACGACTGGCTCGACTTTGCCATGACGGTGATGTTCACAACCTATCCGGTCTGGAGCGACGACGACGGCGGCTGGCACGAGGGCATGGCCTACTGGTCCAGCTACCTCGCCAAGTTCACCTACTGGGCGGACATTGTCCGGTCGGCCTTTGACATCAACGCCTATCAAATGCCCTTTTTCAGCCGCGCGGGCGATTTCGGCCTGTACCTGCTGCCGCCGGGCACACAGCACGGGGGCTTCGGGGACCTGGCTTCGACCACAAAGTCGGAAAACATAGCGGGCCTGATGGCGGTGCTGGCCGCGGGCGCGGGCAACCCGTACTGGAAGTGGCATGCGGACACGCACGGCGCGGAAATCGGCGGCGGTTATGCGGGCTTCCTGCGCCGGGCCCGCAGCATGGACAACATGGCCGCACCGCCCTCGGCCCTGCCGGCCTCGGCCCGGTTCCGCGGCGTGGGCCTTGCCGTGCTGAACACCAATCTGGTGGACGGGCGGGACAACATCCAGCTCCATTTTAAGAGCAGCCCCTTCTTCGGGCGCCACAGCCATGGCTACAACGCGAACAATGCGTTCCTGCTGAATGTTGACGGTGAGCCCGTGTTTTGCCCGACCGGGCGCAGGGATGTCCACGGCAGCCCGCACCACACCAACTGGATGTGGGACAGCCGCTCGGACAATGCGATTCTGGTGAACGGCACCGGCCAGAAAAAGCATTCACAGGACGCGCGGGGCGCGCTGGCCGCGTTCCACACCTCGGAACATCTGGATGCCGTCTCGGGTGAGGCGGGCGCCTCTTATGAAAACCTGGACGGCTGGCGGCGCCGGATCATTTTCTTCAAACCCCACGGTTTCCTCATCCACGACACGCTTTGCGCCACGGAGGCGTCCTCCTTTCAGTGGTGTCTCCACGCAAAAGGGCCGATGACCCTAGGGGAGGGAAAGGTTCTGTGGGAGGGGAAGCCGGGCCATGTCGAGGTGGACTTTGCCTATCCCGCCGGGCTGGCATTGTCGCAAACCGACCAGTTCGACCCGCCCCCGGCGGCTTCGAGGAAGTGGGACCTTAACGAGTGGCACTTGACGGCGGAGACCGCCGAAAAGGCCGCCCGTCAGGAATTTGTTGTGTTCATCGCCGTGAAGGGAGCGCAGGCGGGCATAGACCGGGGCAATTCCACCCTGCCGCGCGATGTGGTAATTAACTTGCCCGAAGGTTCAGCCCGTGTGGAACTGGGCGATGACACGTTCACGGTGAACATGCCTGACGGCGAACGCCATGAATATGCCGAGAGCGTGCCCGCCCTGTAG
- a CDS encoding metal-dependent hydrolase, with product MNGPIHFCTGYLAGRALGHREHRFEPLFVAVAAYSPDFDSYLGKFSPFFAHGIWTHTLVGVTAMSFTLAALAFAAVSLFRPVERMGFLKLWGLAMLGGMTHLGLDAFTFYYSEGDATHHMYFWPVWNFPWHINTMFPGTTFTVRVWVEVVYSVAVALTILWQWVWRKQNPFRAFDPRGWFAPNRTR from the coding sequence ATGAACGGTCCCATCCATTTCTGCACCGGCTATCTTGCGGGGCGCGCACTCGGCCATCGTGAGCACCGCTTCGAGCCGCTCTTTGTGGCCGTGGCAGCCTATTCGCCCGACTTTGACTCATACCTGGGAAAATTCTCGCCCTTTTTCGCCCATGGCATCTGGACACACACGCTGGTGGGCGTGACCGCAATGAGTTTTACCCTGGCAGCGCTCGCCTTTGCCGCGGTTTCGCTATTCAGGCCGGTTGAACGCATGGGCTTTCTCAAACTCTGGGGACTGGCCATGCTCGGGGGGATGACGCATCTCGGACTTGACGCGTTCACCTTTTACTATTCTGAGGGGGACGCGACGCACCACATGTATTTCTGGCCGGTCTGGAACTTCCCCTGGCACATCAACACCATGTTTCCCGGCACCACCTTCACCGTGCGGGTGTGGGTCGAGGTGGTGTACTCAGTCGCCGTGGCTTTGACCATCCTGTGGCAATGGGTTTGGCGAAAACAGAACCCGTTCAGGGCCTTCGACCCGCGCGGCTGGTTTGCGCCGAACCGCACCCGGTAA
- a CDS encoding PASTA domain-containing protein — translation MTKVGEIEDGDTEYAPMCEYYPICPGNYWAHTPGGYGIGREFQLYEGVTGWALGPGGYLVYRQGYLSVYVGWEATHPPMEIRVCPELVPLGEPIQETLVAGLVVYRDSLGGLLERFKTTSPPLTPESFNAVSPEQEDCLGFVEPESNRLVYALVRNLGPVLAYLTPPLVPLMTSVDWAPDTYVFLESAQIAGNRSCPGGAEGEGEGEPIVNVIVPDVVGQLRDAARTAIAGARLTVGAVTEVFHATVPEGVVISQFPPAGVEVAEGTAVSVVVSLGVHMVTVPDVVGQAQGPAADAIRGAELAVGGVTGQAHATIPAGVVISQEPGAGARVAPGTAVALVVSLGLQPVNVPDVVGLELAVASATLSSGSLSTGLVSELHHASAPAGRVISQNPAAGARVMPGTGVALVVSKGPQPVVVPNVVGRGRATAAGVIGDAALTVGEVSERYHETVAVGLVISQNPAAGTMVPPGTAVSFAASIGPPPVTVPDVAGQSESAASGMIVGAGLTVGSVTGQSHATVPAGRVISQYPAAGASAVSGSLVALVVSTGPQLVTVPNVAGRPQAEAQNTVTGAGLSMGTVTGQCSDTAAYGVVIGQTPAAGTEVAAGTAVNLAVSTGVSCETVWLGEIEGNLSPPPGVAQTYTVIGAGSSAGHPVEYQFSFNDGTAASPWSASPSVSHIFATSGLFKLTARVRCASHPLLTATGVWEIRALSAGKEGCGCGCTKSDFSPDGLKNRLGDLFLAGLALGLLAAGRVRRP, via the coding sequence GTGACCAAGGTTGGGGAGATTGAGGACGGTGACACGGAATACGCGCCCATGTGCGAGTACTATCCGATTTGTCCGGGCAACTATTGGGCACACACGCCCGGCGGATACGGCATCGGCAGGGAGTTTCAGCTCTACGAGGGTGTGACCGGATGGGCGTTGGGACCCGGTGGTTACCTTGTGTACCGGCAAGGCTATTTAAGCGTTTACGTGGGATGGGAGGCGACGCATCCGCCGATGGAAATTCGTGTGTGTCCCGAATTGGTGCCCCTGGGTGAACCGATACAGGAAACGCTTGTGGCCGGGCTGGTGGTATACCGGGATTCACTGGGCGGTCTGCTGGAGCGCTTCAAAACCACTTCCCCCCCGTTGACTCCCGAAAGTTTTAATGCGGTGTCGCCTGAGCAGGAGGACTGCCTTGGATTTGTCGAGCCGGAGTCAAACAGACTGGTATATGCCCTCGTCCGCAATCTCGGCCCCGTTCTGGCCTATCTGACCCCGCCGCTTGTGCCGTTGATGACATCTGTGGACTGGGCGCCGGACACTTATGTGTTTCTTGAATCGGCGCAAATTGCCGGGAACCGCTCCTGTCCCGGAGGGGCTGAAGGTGAAGGCGAGGGGGAGCCGATAGTCAATGTCATTGTGCCCGATGTGGTGGGTCAACTCCGGGACGCGGCGCGGACGGCCATTGCGGGCGCGCGCCTGACGGTCGGCGCGGTGACGGAGGTGTTTCACGCCACCGTTCCCGAGGGCGTGGTCATCAGCCAATTTCCCCCCGCAGGTGTCGAGGTCGCGGAGGGGACGGCGGTGTCGGTTGTGGTGTCCCTGGGGGTTCACATGGTGACGGTGCCCGATGTGGTGGGTCAGGCGCAGGGGCCGGCGGCGGACGCCATCAGGGGGGCGGAATTGGCCGTGGGTGGTGTCACCGGACAGGCCCATGCCACCATCCCCGCAGGAGTGGTCATCAGCCAGGAACCCGGGGCGGGCGCGCGCGTGGCGCCCGGCACGGCGGTGGCGCTCGTGGTGTCGCTGGGTCTGCAACCGGTCAACGTGCCCGATGTGGTGGGTCTGGAGCTGGCGGTGGCGTCCGCCACCCTCAGTTCGGGAAGCCTGAGCACGGGGTTGGTCTCCGAGCTGCACCATGCCAGCGCACCGGCGGGCCGGGTCATCAGCCAGAATCCGGCGGCGGGCGCGCGTGTGATGCCCGGCACGGGGGTGGCGCTGGTGGTGTCGAAAGGTCCGCAGCCGGTGGTGGTGCCCAATGTGGTGGGCCGCGGCCGGGCCACGGCAGCCGGTGTGATTGGGGACGCGGCCCTGACCGTGGGCGAAGTGTCTGAGAGGTACCATGAAACAGTCGCGGTGGGGTTGGTCATCAGCCAGAATCCCGCCGCAGGCACGATGGTGCCGCCGGGCACGGCGGTTTCTTTTGCCGCATCCATCGGCCCGCCCCCCGTGACGGTGCCCGATGTCGCGGGGCAGTCCGAGTCGGCGGCGTCCGGCATGATTGTCGGCGCCGGGCTGACCGTGGGTTCCGTGACCGGGCAGTCTCATGCCACCGTGCCCGCCGGCCGGGTCATCAGCCAATATCCGGCGGCGGGTGCCAGTGCGGTTTCGGGGAGCCTGGTGGCGCTGGTTGTCTCCACCGGTCCGCAGTTGGTGACGGTGCCGAATGTGGCGGGCCGGCCCCAGGCGGAGGCGCAAAACACCGTCACAGGCGCCGGACTGTCCATGGGCACGGTGACCGGGCAATGCAGCGACACGGCTGCCTACGGGGTGGTTATCGGCCAGACACCCGCAGCCGGCACGGAAGTGGCGGCCGGCACGGCGGTGAACCTGGCGGTTTCCACCGGGGTTTCCTGCGAGACCGTCTGGTTGGGGGAGATTGAGGGGAATCTGAGCCCGCCTCCGGGTGTGGCGCAGACCTACACCGTCATTGGCGCGGGCTCCAGCGCGGGGCATCCGGTCGAGTATCAGTTCTCATTCAACGACGGCACGGCGGCCTCCCCCTGGTCCGCGTCGCCCTCGGTGTCGCACATTTTTGCCACGTCCGGACTTTTCAAGCTCACCGCGAGGGTGCGGTGCGCGTCCCACCCCTTGCTGACGGCGACCGGTGTCTGGGAGATAAGGGCCCTGTCGGCGGGCAAAGAAGGCTGCGGATGCGGCTGCACAAAGTCTGATTTCAGCCCGGATGGCTTGAAAAACCGTCTTGGCGACCTCTTCCTTGCCGGGCTGGCGCTGGGCCTGCTGGCGGCGGGAAGGGTCCGCCGCCCCTAG
- a CDS encoding helix-turn-helix domain-containing protein — protein sequence MPDIAKVMKEEMQRLARKELKTALATLQKDLAALKKDAARQRRRIAALEKENRRLLRGMGPDRAAKSKPGSDEGKAVDRTRVTAKMIRALRARLGLSQTEFAKLAGVNGQSVYMWEHKEGRLTFRGGTKARVVALRKLTKKEARQKLDALAGE from the coding sequence ATGCCCGACATCGCCAAGGTAATGAAAGAAGAAATGCAGCGCCTGGCCCGCAAGGAGCTCAAAACCGCCCTTGCGACCCTGCAAAAGGACCTGGCGGCCCTGAAAAAAGACGCGGCCCGGCAGAGGCGGCGCATCGCCGCGCTTGAAAAGGAAAACCGGCGGCTGCTCCGCGGCATGGGTCCGGACCGCGCCGCCAAATCCAAACCCGGCAGCGATGAGGGCAAAGCGGTTGACAGGACCCGCGTCACCGCCAAAATGATCCGCGCGCTTCGCGCCCGCCTGGGCCTCTCCCAGACCGAATTCGCCAAACTCGCCGGCGTGAACGGGCAGAGTGTCTACATGTGGGAGCACAAGGAGGGACGCCTCACCTTCCGGGGCGGGACCAAGGCGCGGGTCGTGGCGCTCAGAAAGCTCACGAAGAAGGAGGCCCGCCAAAAGCTTGACGCGCTGGCGGGCGAATAG
- a CDS encoding nuclear transport factor 2 family protein, with translation MKHRIMIAAVLLFHCALAGAAPLGACAHRGDARHAPENTVPAFRSAVEKGAHMIEFDVAATADGCLVLMHDATVDRTTNGKGRVDALSFEEIRALDAGGWFSPDFAGVKVPTLSEALAAIPENILCNIHLKGGPETAAATALTVQRMGRLGHCFLACGAAQAGAARAAVPGIRICNMDRQDGDRGAYVRGTVDMGAAYIQLKGDEEGLPELTARCRENGVTVNYFGAEEPEKIRRLYKAGVQYVLTDDLDACLAVLREDFGVGPVPQIDDETAVRAAVSQYFYGILYYDEPLLRATFHPDAQVSGIRKDGRLDHQRFHDWVAYTRGKAPDPAGRENSIAHADISGPAASVRTELQWPSVHYTDYLSLLKIDGRWVIANKIWRAR, from the coding sequence ATGAAACACCGGATCATGATTGCCGCCGTTTTGCTGTTTCATTGCGCCCTTGCGGGGGCCGCCCCCCTGGGCGCCTGCGCGCACCGGGGCGATGCGCGCCACGCGCCGGAAAACACGGTGCCCGCGTTCCGGTCGGCGGTGGAGAAGGGCGCGCACATGATCGAGTTTGATGTGGCCGCGACCGCCGACGGATGTCTGGTGCTCATGCACGACGCGACGGTGGACCGAACCACAAACGGCAAAGGCAGGGTGGACGCGCTCAGTTTTGAGGAAATCCGCGCGCTGGACGCGGGGGGCTGGTTTTCTCCGGACTTTGCCGGGGTAAAAGTGCCGACCCTTTCCGAGGCGCTTGCGGCCATTCCGGAAAACATTCTCTGCAACATCCACCTGAAGGGCGGCCCGGAAACGGCCGCCGCAACCGCGTTGACGGTGCAGCGCATGGGCCGGCTGGGACACTGTTTCCTGGCCTGCGGCGCGGCCCAGGCTGGAGCGGCGCGCGCGGCCGTGCCCGGCATCCGCATCTGCAACATGGACCGGCAGGACGGCGACCGCGGGGCGTATGTGCGCGGCACGGTGGACATGGGGGCGGCATACATCCAGTTGAAGGGGGATGAGGAGGGCCTGCCAGAATTGACGGCGCGCTGCCGGGAGAACGGGGTCACGGTGAACTATTTCGGCGCGGAGGAGCCGGAAAAGATTCGGCGGCTGTACAAGGCCGGGGTGCAGTATGTGCTCACCGATGACCTGGACGCATGCCTGGCAGTGCTGCGGGAGGATTTCGGTGTCGGGCCCGTCCCGCAGATTGACGACGAGACCGCAGTCCGTGCCGCCGTGTCGCAGTATTTTTACGGCATCCTGTACTATGATGAGCCGCTGCTCCGGGCGACGTTCCACCCCGACGCGCAGGTGAGCGGCATACGCAAAGACGGGCGCTTGGACCACCAGCGCTTCCATGACTGGGTGGCGTACACGCGCGGGAAGGCGCCCGACCCCGCGGGGCGGGAGAACAGCATCGCCCATGCGGACATCAGCGGCCCCGCCGCCAGCGTGCGGACCGAGTTGCAATGGCCCAGCGTCCACTACACGGACTACCTGTCCCTGCTGAAAATAGACGGGCGCTGGGTGATAGCCAACAAAATTTGGCGCGCGCGGTAA
- a CDS encoding HEPN domain-containing protein, whose protein sequence is MNGDFSEEVLAHMDRARQALAAARSLCGAGLFDDAASRAYYAAFHGASAALMARGLTFRKHGALIGAVHRQLIHGGVVPAETGKWLTWLFELRSVGDYAEIIHVNEQQALLALTRAQQLVETFEGLLRDA, encoded by the coding sequence GTGAATGGCGACTTTTCCGAAGAAGTCCTCGCACACATGGATCGGGCGCGGCAGGCACTTGCCGCCGCACGTTCCCTGTGCGGTGCCGGATTATTCGATGATGCCGCCTCCCGGGCATATTATGCGGCATTCCACGGTGCTTCGGCTGCTCTGATGGCCCGTGGCCTGACCTTTCGGAAACACGGAGCGCTTATAGGCGCCGTGCACCGGCAACTCATTCATGGCGGTGTGGTGCCCGCTGAAACGGGCAAGTGGCTGACTTGGCTTTTCGAGCTCCGCTCAGTGGGGGATTATGCGGAAATTATTCACGTCAATGAACAGCAGGCCCTCTTGGCCCTAACCCGCGCACAACAACTCGTGGAAACATTTGAGGGGCTGTTGCGGGACGCATAA
- a CDS encoding nucleotidyltransferase domain-containing protein, whose protein sequence is MRMNVSEQRIVQTCKERLSAHYGARFKGLILYGSLARGAAGPDSDVDLLVLLDEPFNHFTELETLVDLLHDQQLGSSRYLSLRPASVLDFQAGRIQLYRNARREGIAV, encoded by the coding sequence ATGAGAATGAATGTGTCCGAGCAACGGATTGTCCAGACCTGCAAAGAACGGCTTTCCGCGCATTACGGCGCACGCTTCAAGGGACTGATACTGTATGGCTCCTTGGCGCGGGGCGCTGCGGGACCGGACAGCGACGTTGACCTTCTTGTGCTCCTTGACGAGCCTTTTAACCACTTTACGGAACTGGAAACACTGGTTGATCTTCTCCATGATCAGCAGTTGGGCAGCAGCCGTTATTTGTCATTGCGCCCCGCCAGCGTGCTGGACTTTCAGGCAGGCCGCATTCAACTCTACCGAAACGCCAGACGGGAAGGAATCGCGGTGTGA
- a CDS encoding Gfo/Idh/MocA family oxidoreductase, with protein sequence MSKDNGVNKTSRRQFMASAAAFTAFTIVPRHVLANSGQPAPSDKLNIGCVGVGGMMGAGDVRGVGSENIYALCDVDENHLQKIAPEFPNAKHYRDFREMLDKEYKNLDAVTVTTPDHNHATIALRAMERGLSVHCQKPLTQTVWEARLMTKAAQKYNVVTQMGNQGYSCEATRRACEIIWSGVLGDITEVHSMSGGGFARGITAWPPAEEIPKTLEWDLWLGRTAEKPYSAQIHPINWRGFLDYGSQMIGDWGIHQLGPANWALQLGSPDSVECTNVEGVNPVTYPSYSCKMEFPERPNKYVPGGKMPPVSVFWYEGTMAGKFQTPEGLDPEEVRNFNEIFVGTKGCMGTKGRGEFVSLLPTAKMKGFEKPAPVLKRIPNGHYEDFLQACKGGEPPCSNFSIAGPFTEWLLLGSICWRFPNEKLLWDGPNLRFTNNEKANEFVKPSFRKGWELEDIIL encoded by the coding sequence ATGAGCAAAGACAACGGTGTCAATAAAACTAGCAGGCGCCAGTTCATGGCCTCGGCGGCGGCGTTCACGGCGTTCACCATCGTGCCCCGGCATGTGCTGGCGAACTCGGGCCAGCCCGCGCCCAGCGACAAGCTGAACATCGGCTGCGTCGGCGTGGGGGGGATGATGGGCGCGGGGGATGTGCGGGGCGTCGGCAGCGAGAACATTTACGCCCTCTGCGATGTGGACGAGAACCATCTGCAGAAAATCGCGCCGGAGTTCCCCAACGCGAAGCATTACCGGGACTTCCGCGAAATGCTGGACAAGGAATACAAGAACCTTGACGCGGTCACCGTGACCACGCCGGACCACAACCACGCCACCATCGCGCTGCGGGCCATGGAGCGTGGCCTGTCCGTGCACTGCCAAAAGCCCCTGACCCAGACGGTGTGGGAGGCGCGCCTGATGACCAAGGCCGCGCAGAAGTACAACGTGGTCACCCAGATGGGCAACCAGGGCTATTCCTGCGAGGCGACGCGCCGGGCCTGCGAGATCATCTGGAGCGGGGTGCTCGGCGACATCACCGAGGTCCACTCCATGAGCGGCGGCGGTTTTGCGCGGGGGATCACCGCCTGGCCCCCGGCGGAGGAAATCCCGAAGACCCTCGAATGGGACCTCTGGCTGGGCCGCACGGCGGAGAAGCCCTACAGTGCCCAGATTCACCCCATCAACTGGCGCGGTTTTTTGGACTACGGCTCGCAGATGATCGGCGACTGGGGCATCCACCAGTTGGGACCGGCGAACTGGGCGCTTCAGCTCGGCAGCCCTGACAGCGTCGAGTGCACCAATGTGGAGGGGGTGAACCCCGTCACCTACCCCAGTTACTCCTGCAAAATGGAATTCCCGGAGCGGCCGAACAAATACGTGCCCGGGGGGAAGATGCCTCCCGTGTCGGTCTTCTGGTACGAGGGCACCATGGCCGGCAAGTTCCAGACACCCGAGGGGCTGGACCCGGAGGAGGTCAGGAACTTCAACGAAATTTTCGTGGGCACCAAGGGCTGCATGGGCACCAAGGGGCGCGGCGAGTTTGTCAGCCTGCTGCCCACGGCCAAGATGAAGGGCTTTGAAAAGCCCGCGCCCGTTCTCAAGCGCATCCCGAACGGGCACTACGAGGACTTCCTCCAGGCCTGCAAGGGCGGCGAGCCGCCCTGTTCCAACTTCAGCATCGCCGGACCCTTCACCGAATGGCTCCTCCTCGGCTCCATCTGCTGGCGCTTCCCGAACGAAAAACTCCTCTGGGACGGCCCGAACCTCCGCTTCACCAACAACGAGAAGGCGAACGAGTTCGTCAAGCCCAGTTTTCGCAAGGGCTGGGAACTTGAGGACATTATTCTTTAG